A window of the Hordeum vulgare subsp. vulgare chromosome 5H, MorexV3_pseudomolecules_assembly, whole genome shotgun sequence genome harbors these coding sequences:
- the LOC123398276 gene encoding auxin-responsive protein IAA12-like → MRWLYANLLAMPFASLRQSPPIKHGRQPCHCQANTSNHTSSSQRARAIRSRSHRIQTYVLLKFFSSAASSFARRLEMEATDNLLMATELRLGLPGTDDKPQRINYVSPPATPRGKKRTLDAFEATASDEDDKSDDVQTAPPVAKAQVVGWPPVRSYRKSCFQAAASKSKAKKADETSSNNAPSAAAPASTNGSFVKVSMDGAPYLRKIDMRMYKGYRELREALEAMFVCFSGADAGASNGGGANPSEYAITYEDKDGDLMLVGDVPFDMFSGTCKKLRIIKRSEATGLGSK, encoded by the exons ATGCGCTGGCTGTATGCCAACTTGCTCGCGATGCCCTTCGCTTCGCTTCGCCAGTCGCCCCCTATAAAACATGGGCGCCAACCCTGCCATTGCCAAGCCAACACAAGCAACCACACATCGTCTTCTCAGAGAGCCAGAGCTATCAGATCTCGCTCGCATCGCATCCAAACGTACGTGCTTCTAAAGTTCTTCTCCAGCGCAGCATCTTCATTCGCACGTCGACTGGAAATGGAAGCTACCGACAACCTCCTCATGGCCACCGAGCTCAGGCTGGGCCTCCCCGGCACCGACGACAAGCCACAGAGGATCAACTACGTGTCGCCGCCGGCGACTCCCAGGGGCAAGAAGCGCACCCTGGACGCCTTCGAGGCCACCGCCTCCGATGAGGACGACAAGTCCGACGACGTCCAGACCGCACCCCCCGTGGCCAA GGCACAAGTCGTAGGGTGGCCGCCGGTGAGGTCGTACCGGAAGAGCTGCttccaggcggcggcgagcaagaGCAAGGCGAAGAAAGCGGACGAGACCAGCAGCAACAACGCGCCGTCCGCAGCGGCGCCGGCGAGCACCAACGGCTCCTTCGTCAAAGTGAGCATGGACGGAGCGCCCTACCTCAGGAAGATCGACATGAGGATGTACAAGGGCTACAGGGAGCTCAGGGAGGCCCTGGAGGCCATGTTCGTCTGCTTCTCCGGGGCAGACGCCGGCGCTTCCAACGGCGGCGGCGCAAACCCGTCCGAGTACGCCATCACCTACGAGGACAAGGACGGCGACCTCATGCTTGTCGGAGATGTTCCCTTCGA TATGTTCAGCGGCACATGCAAGAAGTTGAGGATCATCAAGAGATCCGAAGCCACAGGCCTGGGATCCAAATAA